The genome window CGAGGGCTTCATCTCTGGCTTTTTTGTCAAAGTCAAAATTAGAAAGAACCTTCTTAATTTCGTCAGTACACTTATCAGCGATGAGCTTTTCAAGATCCACATTAGAATCCGCATCGGGTTTAGATTCCACCACCAATTCGATGCCCAACTCTTGGATTAAATCCTTTTGAGCCTGAATAAGTTCTAAAATTGCTTCATAACCAAAGTCGATGGCTTCGATAATGTCCTGCTCAGGAAGTTGATTTGCCCCGGCTTCCACCATGACAACCCCATCAGGAGTACCTGCCACCACAAGATCTAGATCGCCATTTTCAATTTCCTCGAAGGTGGGATTAATGATAAATTCATCTTTTACTAAACCAACCCTTACCGCCGCCATGGGGCCAGCAAAAGGAATTTGAGCCACCAAAGTAGCAATGGATGCCCCCGTTACTGCTAAAACGTCAGGAGGAACATTCTCATCCATGGATAGGGTAGCCGCCACAATTTGTAAATCATCCCTTAACCAAGAAGGAAAGAGAGGACGCATGGGGCGATCGATCAAACGACTGGTGAGAGTCGCTTTTTCTGGTGGTCTTCCCTCACGGCGTAAAAAACCTCCTGGGATACGTCCCGCTGCATATAATCTCTCCTCATAGTCAACGGTTAAAGGTAAAAAATCTATGCCTTCTCTGCCCTGAGAACGAGTGGCTGTAACGAAAACGGATGTTTCTCCTGCTTCGATTAATACTGATCCTCCTGCTTGAGGTGCTAACAACCCTACTTTTATTTTTATATCTCTTCCTTCAAAAAAAGATATTGACTTATCATATTCTTCCATTCAAGTTTTTCCTTATTCTTCATTTCTCTATCACCTAATGATCGTAGCACGGAGAACGTTAATTCATGGGGATAATTCTTGAATTAAGGTTTAACAGAGCATCGGCAATAGGGAATAGGCAATGGGCAATGGTGATTAACTTTAGCTGTCATTGCCAAAGTTAATTAAACCAGAGGTTTCGCTATCGGGTTGATAGAGGTTGACATAGTTCCAATAGTTGCCAAAAACCGTTTCTACATAACCTTTGGTTTCGGGAAAGGGGATATTTTCTACAAATTGATCAAAATCCCTGAGATCAAATCTTTCCATCCAACTATCTACATTGCTAGGTCCTGCGTTGTAACTGGCGATCGCCAAGAGGGAGTTATTGTCATATTTGCGGTGGGTATAATCTAAATACCACGTTCCCAAATTAATATTATCATTGGGGTCAGTCAAAGAATATTCCTCCAACTCAATTTGAGGGGCTATCCATTCCCCCGTGTCAGGCATCACCTGCATCAACCCTGTGGCTCCTACCGCAGACTGAATAAGGGGCTGAAACCTCGACTCTTGACGCATAAGAGCGGTAACAAGGAAAGGATTAAGGTTTCTTTGGGATGACCATTCCACAATCAAATCTTTGTAGGGCATGGGAAAAAGAGCGTACCAATATTCAGGACTACGGCGTAAAATTTGCCATTGGCGCAAATCATCAGGATTTTCTCTGGTGCTTAAACTCCAAATGAGACTGATACTTTGTAAATATTCTCCGTCCAGTTGTTTCAACACCCCTTGGGTAAATTGTTCCGTAACCGTTATATTATCAGGATCTGATAATTCTGCTTCAAAAAGGGCGATCGCATCTTCATCTTCCCCTAGCAAATATAACTCCTTAAACATCGTTGAACCTCCGGGGGGAATGGAGCGCACCGCAGGAAGTTCCACCTCAAAGGTTAAATCTCGCACCGTAGTAAAATCTCCCACCCCACGACCTAAACTAACTGCTGAACGCCAAGCATAATAAGAATGGGGATGTTCTTCTAAGACAAATTCAAAGGCCTTTTGGGCTTCCTCGGTTTGCCCCAAACTCTGTGCCCATTTACCTACCCAAAAAGACGCACGGGGGGTAATACTGGCTTCGGGATTATTAACACCAATTTCTTGCGCCCACTGCCAAGCGGAGACTAAATCATTATTTTGCACGAAATCTTGGGCAATTTGCCAACGAAAATCGGCAGCTTCATCGGATTGAGGATAATTACTAATAACTTGATTTCTCACTGCACTAGCTTCATCTCCTCTACCTTCACTACTTAGGAGAGCAAATTTTTGGTCTAGTGCTTCGGGGGCTTCATCAGGAAAGTTTTGAGCCACTTGATCTAAATAGCCTATGGCTTGATCCGTTGAAACAAGGGTGGCTAAGCGACGCAAACCTAGAGCGGTTTGAGGTTCGTTGGGGTATTCTTCAATCAGTTTTTGATAAGCGGGGATAGCAAGGGTTTCGGCTTCTCCTACCTGATAACCCCTAGCGATACGATAAAGATTTTCGGCACTAGAGGGGGCATTTTCGTAGGCTTCGGCAC of Cyanobacterium sp. HL-69 contains these proteins:
- the slt gene encoding soluble lytic murein transglycosylase, with the protein product MKKSKKLILPLSTILLFIVGIIGATILTPQLGNLWDNVIAPRLEERPEYRLDAPSEVLELADVSPEDRKARLEEIANGSEASLDRARARYLLANDLIRTDFDGGQAWNYLRNLENQYPIVAPYIVLRQGRALELTNDNLRAKQHWEKLINDYPDSPVSVEGYFRLGQEEPEYWQRAIAKFPQHPRTKEIIYELLGQNPNQKELLLTIAQYDLSSRSDGFRDKLTSDYQEELEPAQWQIIGDGYWARGQFRKSAEAYENAPSSAENLYRIARGYQVGEAETLAIPAYQKLIEEYPNEPQTALGLRRLATLVSTDQAIGYLDQVAQNFPDEAPEALDQKFALLSSEGRGDEASAVRNQVISNYPQSDEAADFRWQIAQDFVQNNDLVSAWQWAQEIGVNNPEASITPRASFWVGKWAQSLGQTEEAQKAFEFVLEEHPHSYYAWRSAVSLGRGVGDFTTVRDLTFEVELPAVRSIPPGGSTMFKELYLLGEDEDAIALFEAELSDPDNITVTEQFTQGVLKQLDGEYLQSISLIWSLSTRENPDDLRQWQILRRSPEYWYALFPMPYKDLIVEWSSQRNLNPFLVTALMRQESRFQPLIQSAVGATGLMQVMPDTGEWIAPQIELEEYSLTDPNDNINLGTWYLDYTHRKYDNNSLLAIASYNAGPSNVDSWMERFDLRDFDQFVENIPFPETKGYVETVFGNYWNYVNLYQPDSETSGLINFGNDS